One Gammaproteobacteria bacterium DNA segment encodes these proteins:
- a CDS encoding AbrB/MazE/SpoVT family DNA-binding domain-containing protein: protein MHKVSAKRQVTLPKELCDLAGISPGDLVEIFEVDGKLTVIKKTAGASRGSLEHLKALEPISDEASRQDALHDRR from the coding sequence ATGCATAAAGTCAGCGCAAAGCGGCAAGTCACGCTGCCGAAGGAGTTATGTGATCTCGCGGGTATCAGCCCCGGCGACCTTGTAGAGATCTTCGAGGTTGACGGCAAGCTGACGGTGATAAAGAAGACTGCCGGCGCGAGCCGGGGCAGCCTCGAACATCTGAAGGCGTTGGAGCCGATCAGTGATGAGGCGTCACGGCAGGATGCCCTGCATGATCGCCGTTGA
- the thrC gene encoding threonine synthase, with translation MTFRPRYTGLIEKYRDRLPIHDDTRIISLGEGNTPLIRLNNIPRALGREVEIYLKYEGLNPTGSFKDRGMTMAVTKAVEEGSRAIICASTGNTSASAAAYAARAGITAFVLIPDGKIAMGKLAQAMMHGATIIQIKGNFDAGMQLVKDVAEEAPVTIVNSINPYRLQGQKTAAFEIIEELERAPDYHCLPVGNAGNITAHWIGYCEASSGSGEHLTEACSFCHGNCTYAGGSLVGTRPKMVGYQAAGSAPFIRGAMVDDPETVATAIRIGHPQSWDYAWKVSKESGGWFDECTDDEILLAQKLLAEKEGVFCEPASAASVAGALRDLESGRIPEHSTVVCTLTGHGLKDPDTAISQSKAPMLAIDAELGAVRQAILDNLA, from the coding sequence ATGACCTTCCGCCCCCGCTACACCGGCCTCATCGAGAAGTACCGCGACCGGCTGCCTATCCATGACGACACCCGCATCATCAGCCTCGGGGAGGGCAACACGCCCCTCATCCGCCTGAACAACATCCCCCGGGCCCTGGGCCGGGAGGTGGAGATATACCTCAAGTACGAGGGCCTCAATCCCACCGGCTCCTTCAAGGATCGGGGCATGACCATGGCGGTGACCAAGGCGGTGGAGGAGGGCAGCCGGGCCATCATCTGTGCCAGCACCGGCAACACCTCGGCGTCGGCGGCGGCCTACGCCGCCCGCGCCGGCATCACCGCCTTCGTGCTCATACCCGACGGCAAGATCGCCATGGGCAAGCTGGCCCAGGCCATGATGCACGGCGCCACCATCATCCAGATCAAAGGCAACTTCGATGCCGGCATGCAGCTGGTGAAGGACGTGGCGGAGGAGGCCCCGGTGACGATCGTCAACTCCATCAATCCCTATCGCCTGCAGGGCCAGAAGACGGCGGCCTTCGAGATCATCGAGGAACTGGAACGGGCCCCCGACTACCACTGCCTGCCCGTGGGCAATGCCGGCAACATCACGGCCCACTGGATCGGCTACTGCGAGGCCTCCTCCGGCTCCGGCGAGCACCTCACGGAGGCCTGCAGCTTCTGTCACGGCAACTGCACCTATGCCGGCGGCTCCCTGGTGGGTACGCGGCCCAAGATGGTGGGTTACCAGGCCGCCGGCTCCGCCCCCTTCATACGCGGCGCCATGGTGGACGATCCCGAGACCGTGGCCACCGCCATCCGCATCGGCCATCCCCAGTCCTGGGACTATGCCTGGAAGGTCTCCAAGGAGTCGGGGGGCTGGTTCGACGAGTGTACCGACGACGAGATCCTACTGGCCCAGAAGCTGCTGGCCGAGAAGGAGGGGGTGTTCTGCGAGCCGGCCTCCGCCGCCTCCGTGGCGGGCGCCCTGCGGGACTTGGAGAGCGGGCGCATCCCGGAGCACAGCACCGTCGTGTGCACCCTCACGGGACACGGCCTCAAGGATCCGGATACCGCCATCAGCCAAAGCAAGGCTCCCATGCTGGCCATCGACGCCGAGCTGGGTGCCGTGCGCCAGGCCATCCTTGATAACCTCGCCTGA
- the recJ gene encoding single-stranded-DNA-specific exonuclease RecJ: MRRDPGPVPPALAGSLPPLLARIYASRRVACGEELDYSLARLLPYSRLKGIEGAAALLAEVMAAGGRILVVGDYDADGATSTALIMGVLQALGHRNLAYLVPNRFEFGYGLSPEIVAVAAAQDPPPDLIITVDNGISSVAGVAAARQAGMRVIVTDHHLPGAELPAADAIVNPNQPGCDFPSKALAGVGVAFYLMAALRAVLAARGWFEGTGVARPNLADWLDLVALGTVADVVALDANNRLLVSQGLARIRGGRGRPGIAALCRVGKREPAELVAKDLGFAVGPRLNAAGRLTDMALGIECLLATDEAQALEMARELDALNQERRAVEADMQAQALAILRSMKLDSSRLPPALCLYDPSWHEGVVGILASRIKERVHRPVIAFAPSARGNGEIKGSARSIPGLHIRDALDAVAAGHPGLVDRFGGHAMAAGLSLDTARLEAFTGAFQAVVGGLVDGDMLEAVVHSDGAVGAEEFCLATAAALRDAGPWGQGFPEPVFDGEFELLDRRVLGDQHLKMTVRIPGTERVADAIAFNHTDEEWPGGVRRVVLVYRLDVNHYRGRRSLQLMVEHVEPVAG, encoded by the coding sequence CTGCGGCGGGACCCCGGGCCGGTGCCCCCGGCCTTGGCCGGGAGCCTGCCGCCGCTGCTGGCGCGGATCTACGCCAGCCGCCGGGTGGCCTGCGGGGAAGAGCTGGACTATTCCCTCGCCCGCCTGCTGCCCTACAGCCGCCTCAAGGGCATCGAAGGGGCCGCGGCGCTGCTGGCCGAGGTGATGGCGGCGGGTGGCCGCATCCTGGTGGTGGGGGATTACGATGCCGACGGTGCCACCAGCACCGCCCTCATCATGGGGGTGTTGCAGGCCCTCGGCCACCGCAATCTGGCCTATCTGGTGCCCAACCGTTTCGAGTTCGGTTACGGCCTCAGCCCCGAGATCGTGGCGGTGGCGGCGGCCCAGGACCCGCCGCCGGACCTCATCATCACCGTGGACAACGGCATCTCCAGCGTCGCCGGCGTGGCGGCGGCCCGGCAGGCGGGGATGCGGGTCATCGTCACGGACCACCACCTGCCCGGCGCCGAGCTGCCGGCCGCCGATGCCATCGTCAACCCCAACCAGCCCGGCTGTGACTTTCCCAGCAAGGCCCTGGCCGGGGTGGGTGTCGCCTTCTACCTCATGGCGGCCCTGCGGGCGGTGCTCGCGGCCCGCGGCTGGTTCGAAGGCACGGGGGTGGCCCGACCCAACCTTGCGGACTGGCTCGACCTGGTGGCCCTCGGCACGGTGGCCGATGTGGTGGCCCTGGATGCCAACAACCGCCTCCTCGTGTCCCAGGGCCTGGCGCGCATCCGCGGCGGCCGCGGGCGCCCCGGCATCGCCGCCCTGTGCCGGGTGGGGAAGCGGGAGCCGGCGGAGCTGGTGGCCAAGGATCTCGGCTTCGCCGTCGGGCCGCGGCTCAATGCGGCGGGGCGCCTGACGGACATGGCCCTGGGCATCGAATGCCTGCTGGCCACGGATGAGGCGCAGGCCCTCGAGATGGCCCGGGAGCTGGACGCCCTCAACCAGGAGCGCCGCGCCGTGGAGGCGGACATGCAGGCCCAGGCGCTCGCCATCCTGCGGAGCATGAAGCTGGACAGCAGCCGGCTGCCTCCCGCCCTGTGCCTCTACGATCCGTCGTGGCACGAGGGGGTGGTGGGGATCCTCGCCTCCCGCATCAAGGAGCGCGTACACCGGCCGGTCATCGCCTTCGCGCCGTCGGCGCGGGGCAACGGGGAGATCAAGGGCTCGGCCCGCTCCATCCCCGGGTTGCACATCCGCGATGCCCTGGATGCCGTGGCCGCCGGCCATCCGGGGCTGGTGGATCGCTTCGGCGGCCACGCCATGGCGGCCGGCCTGTCCCTGGACACCGCTCGCCTGGAGGCCTTCACCGGCGCCTTCCAGGCCGTGGTGGGCGGGCTCGTGGACGGGGACATGCTGGAGGCGGTGGTCCATTCCGATGGCGCGGTGGGAGCGGAGGAGTTCTGCCTCGCCACCGCCGCCGCCCTGCGGGATGCGGGACCCTGGGGCCAGGGCTTCCCCGAGCCGGTATTCGATGGCGAGTTCGAGCTGCTGGACCGGCGGGTGCTGGGGGATCAGCACCTCAAGATGACGGTGCGTATACCCGGCACCGAACGGGTGGCCGATGCCATCGCCTTCAATCACACGGACGAGGAGTGGCCGGGGGGCGTGCGGCGGGTGGTGTTGGTCTACCGACTGGACGTCAACCACTACCGTGGCCGCCGCAGCCTGCAGCTCATGGTGGAGCACGTGGAGCCCGTGGCCGGCTGA